The proteins below come from a single Argentina anserina chromosome 1, drPotAnse1.1, whole genome shotgun sequence genomic window:
- the LOC126791268 gene encoding acid phosphatase 1: MASSAVPFLLAVLVTIPAALSHSIIQIPPNRHASEDRKLRADDNIYCDSWRFSVETNDAGSWASIPSRCVGFVQDYMTGDKYASDSAIVSNFSLAFGQGVKLGGDGKDAWVFDIDETLLSNLPYYEEHGFGSVTFDEVSFDKWVDLAEAPAIPASLILYKGLQRLGFKIFLLTGRSEFQRNATVKNLLYSGYSDWERLLLRGASDKGTLATEYKSKKRAELISEGFRIHGSSGDQWSDLSGFAVARRSFKLPNPMYYIA, encoded by the exons ATGGCCTCCTCCGCCGTCCCCTTCCTCCTCGCCGTCCTCGTCACCATCCCCGCCGCCCTGTCCCACTCCATAATCCAAATCCCGCCGAACCGCCACGCCTCCGAAGACCGGAAGCTCCGCGCCGACGACAACATCTACTGCGACAGCTGGCGATTCTCCGTCGAGACCAACGACGCCGGCAGCTGGGCCAGCATTCCGTCCCGGTGCGTGGGGTTCGTTCAGGATTACATGACCGGCGACAAGTACGCTTCCGACTCGGCGATCGTCTCGAATTTCTCGCTGGCGTTCGGCCAGGGGGTTAAGCTCGGCGGCGACGGGAAAGACGCCTGGGTTTTCGATATCGATGAGACGCTGCTATCCAACTTGCCGTACTATGAGGAACACGGCTTCGG ATCAGTGACATTTGATGAGGTATCTTTTGATAAGTGGGTGGATTTGGCTGAGGCCCCTGCTATCCCAGCAAGTTTGATTCTGTACAAGGGGCTCCAACGGTTGGGGTTCAAGATCTTCCTGCTAACTGGGCGGAGCGAATTTCAGAGAAATGCCACGGTGAAAAACCTCCTATATTCGGGTTACAGCGACTGGGAGAGGCTGCTACTGAG GGGAGCTTCGGATAAAGGAACACTCGCGACTGAATACAAGTCCAAGAAGAGAGCAGAACTGATAAGCGAAGGTTTCCGGATTCATGGGAGCTCGGGAGATCAGTGGAGTGACTTGTCGGGCTTTGCAGTTGCCCGGCGATCCTTTAAACTTCCAAACCCAATGTATTATATTGCGTAA
- the LOC126791612 gene encoding leucine-rich repeat extensin-like protein 4: MNCWLLAFLLLLIIPTEAGFGVGGGIGVNVGPVGGGGGGGGGGVWIGGGISGQNPSSGSSSSDLSRAYTAFQAWKSAISDDPTRVLDTWVGPDVCSYKGVFCADSEDGQTTVAGIDLNHANLKGTLVKELSFLTEMSLIHLNSNRFSGSIPDTFRDLNSLQELDLSNNLFSGPFPTTTLYIPSLIYLDLRFNNFIGSIPDELFNKNLDAIFLNNNQFEGELPQSLGNAQASVINLANNKFSGNFPSNFGFMGTKLKEILFLNNQLTGCIPEGVGLFSEIQVFDVSFNSLMGHLPDTISCLQEIEVLNLAHNKLSGVLPDLVCSLKSLVNITVAYNFFSGFSQECTKLYYRNVGFDFSLNCIPGRNMQRPQPQCSFIPGGGLNCLRIPGAKPLVCGGVLPSSSSSP; encoded by the coding sequence ATGAACTGCTGGCTTCTGGCTTTTCTGCTTCTGCTTATAATTCCCACAGAAGCTGGTTTTGGTGTTGGTGGGGGTATTGGAGTTAATGTTGGCCctgttggtggtggtggtggtggtggtggtggtggtgtttGGATTGGTGGAGGCATCAGTGGCCAAAACCCTTCATCTGGGTCTTCCTCCTCAGACCTTAGCAGAGCCTACACTGCTTTCCAGGCATGGAAATCAGCAATCTCTGATGACCCAACTAGGGTTTTGGACACTTGGGTTGGCCCAGACGTGTGTTCTTACAAAGGAGTCTTCTGTGCAGATTCTGAGGATGGCCAAACTACTGTGGCTGGTATAGATCTCAATCATGCCAATCTCAAAGGCACTCTTGTCAAAGAGCTCTCCTTTCTAACGGAAATGTCCCTGATCCATCTCAACAGCAACAGATTTTCAGGCTCAATTCCTGACACTTTTAGAGACCTCAACTCTCTCCAAGAGCTTGACCTCAGTAACAACCTATTCTCAGGCCCTTTCCCCACAACAACATTATACATTCCCAGCCTCATTTACCTTGACCTCAGATTCAACAATTTCATTGGTTCCATCCCTGATGAGCTCTTCAACAAAAACCTTGATGCTATTTTTCTCAACAACAATCAATTTGAAGGTGAGCTGCCTCAGAGTTTGGGGAATGCACAAGCTTCTGTTATCAATTTAGCTAACAACAAGTTCAGTGGCAACTTCCCAAGTAACTTTGGGTTCATGGGTACCAAACTGAAGGAGATTCTGTTCCTCAATAATCAACTAACTGGTTGCATCCCTGAAGGAGTTGGGCTCTTTTCTGAGATCCAAGTCTTTGATGTGAGCTTTAATTCTCTGATGGGTCATTTGCCGGACACAATCTCCTGCCTCCAAGAAATTGAAGTACTCAACTTGGCACACAACAAACTCTCAGGGGTTTTACCAGACTTGGTTTGCTCACTGAAAAGCCTAGTGAATATTACTGTTGCTTACAATTTCTTTTCTGGGTTCAGCCAGGAATGCACTAAATTGTATTACAGGaatgttggttttgatttctctttgaatTGCATTCCTGGAAGGAACATGCAGAGACCACAGCCTCAGTGTTCTTTTATTCCAGGAGGTGGGTTAAATTGTCTGAGAATTCCTGGGGCAAAGCCTCTTGTTTGTGGCGGAGTTCTTCCAAgctcatcatcatctccatga
- the LOC126785645 gene encoding phosphatidylglycerophosphate phosphatase PTPMT2-like → MRIEQLDEPELDRSELKQIVRVHEAKRALVGAGARILFYPTLLYNVLRNKMEAEFRWWDEVDQFVLLGAVPFPKDVPHLKRLGVGGVITLNESYETLVPSSLYHAHGIEHLVIPTRDYLFAPSFEDISRAVEFIHKNGSSGRTTYVHCKAGRGRSTTIVLCYLVEYKNMTPSAALEYVRSRRPRVLLAPSQWKAVQEYSRCCRATTACSPSGDAVFITKDDLEGYHGSYDNTDVKQLTMVPKMVKSSPMIARLSCLFASLKVSGGPVTRRLPVPESRAC, encoded by the exons ATGAGGATCGAGCAATTGGACGAGCCGGAGTTGGATCGGAGCGAATTGAAGCAGATTGTAAGGGTTCACGAAGCGAAGAGAGCTCTGGTCGGAGCCGGTGCTCGGATCCTGTTTTACCCGACCCTTCTGTATAATGTGCTTCGGAATAAGATGGAAGCTGAGTTCAGATGGTGGGATGAAGTTGACCAG tttGTGCTCCTCGGCGCAGTTCCTTTCCCGAAAGATGTGCCTCACCTGAAGCGGCTTGGTGTTGGCGGTGTTATCACGCTCAATGAATCTTATGAGACGCTGGTTCCTTCGTCTCTGTATCAT GCCCATGGAATTGAGCATTTGGTAATCCCCACACGTGATTATCTCTTTGCGCCCTCGTTTGAAGATATCAGTAGGGCTGTGGAGTTCATTCACA AGAACGGATCAAGTGGTAGAACTACTTATGTTCACTGCAAAGCAGGTCGGGGAAGGAGCACTACCATTGTGCTTTGTTATTTG GTGGAATACAAGAATATGACCCCATCTGCTGCCCTGGAGTATGTGCGATCTAGAAGGCCCCGTGTGCTGTTAGCCCCCTCACAGTGGAAG GCTGTTCAAGAGTACAGCAGATGTTGTAGAGCTACCACTGCGTGCTCTCCCTCAGGAGATGCGGTTTTTATTACGAAAGATGATCTTGAAGGGTATCATGGCAGTTATGACAATACTGATGTTAAGCAGTTGACAATGGTACCTAAGATGGTGAAATCCAGCCCCATGATAGCGCGGTTGTCCTGCCTTTTCGCATCCTTGAAAGTTTCCGGTGGACCAGTCACAAGGCGGCTGCCAGTTCCAGAGTCACGCGCTTGCTGA